Proteins from one Chitinophaga oryzae genomic window:
- a CDS encoding cyclase family protein — protein sequence MNKRVKFDFDIRFTNGGGIKGEDFRLDIAGDDISDKELADYIVADMRLLMVGETRILNKEILTEPHKRKPVGTSGASYLIDLSHTIENGLVTYKGLPAPVICDFLSREASAALYDGDTTFQIGKIEMVTNTGTYIDCPFHRYAEGKDLAEMPLERFADLDAIVIRAPYQDGLAVTADRLRHHEIRNRAVLVHTGWDAHWNTPAYYENHPYLTADAAGYLRDCDVKLVGIDSHNIDNTQGKSRPVHTTLLGAEILIVEHLCHLELLPEDGFTFSAVPPKFKGVGTFPVRAMAKLKNPPDAGES from the coding sequence ATGAACAAAAGAGTAAAATTTGATTTTGACATCCGCTTCACCAACGGCGGCGGCATCAAAGGAGAAGATTTCCGGCTGGATATCGCCGGCGACGATATCTCCGACAAAGAACTGGCTGACTATATCGTGGCAGACATGCGCCTGCTGATGGTAGGCGAAACACGTATCCTCAACAAGGAGATCCTTACTGAGCCGCATAAACGAAAACCTGTCGGCACCAGTGGCGCCAGCTATCTCATAGATCTGAGCCACACCATCGAAAACGGGCTGGTCACCTACAAAGGACTGCCGGCGCCGGTCATCTGCGACTTCCTCAGCCGGGAAGCCTCCGCCGCCCTCTACGACGGCGATACCACTTTCCAGATCGGGAAAATAGAAATGGTCACCAATACCGGCACGTATATCGACTGCCCTTTCCATCGCTATGCCGAGGGGAAAGACCTGGCGGAAATGCCGCTGGAACGGTTCGCCGACCTGGACGCCATTGTGATCCGGGCGCCTTACCAGGATGGCCTGGCCGTGACGGCCGACCGGCTGCGCCACCATGAAATACGCAATCGCGCCGTACTGGTGCATACCGGATGGGACGCCCACTGGAACACGCCCGCCTACTACGAAAACCATCCTTACCTCACCGCAGACGCCGCCGGATACCTGCGCGACTGTGACGTGAAGCTGGTCGGCATCGATTCCCATAACATCGACAATACGCAAGGCAAAAGCAGGCCGGTGCATACCACGCTGCTGGGCGCGGAAATCCTCATCGTGGAACATCTCTGCCACCTGGAACTGCTGCCGGAAGACGGGTTTACCTTCAGCGCCGTCCCTCCGAAATTCAAAGGCGTAGGGACCTTCCCGGTACGGGCCATGGCCAAACTGAAAAATCCGCCGGACGCCGGGGAAAGCTAG
- a CDS encoding MFS transporter codes for MFIEIPQATEANARQYRTAVSVFFFISGLGYSTWASRIPSIQQQLQLNEAQLGLVLLALPIGLMLTMPITGKLLGRFSSRKIMVIGAMVFNVVLSLPGFTTSLWQLALTLFCFGSSRNLLNLSMNAQAVQVQHMYHKSIMTTFHGIWSIAGSAGAGIGYLMVSMQVAPAWHMLIISGLLLVFTLYYGPRNYPDQPAPNPVKKPAFSLPDKSLLRFSFICFACMATENTMYDWSSIYFHKVAGGTATAATASFMTYMAAMTLGRFAGDRLVAQMGIKNMLYYSGWLILSGLLLAIVLPHPVTTAIGFIFTGLGVSCIVPLVFSLAGKSREANSGQTLASISTIGYLGFLIVPPLVGFVAQATHLRVSFGLMALCGLLIVLMVKGLPETKREAPVQDTRADS; via the coding sequence ATGTTCATAGAGATACCGCAAGCGACCGAAGCCAACGCACGACAATACCGGACCGCCGTTTCCGTTTTCTTTTTTATCTCCGGCCTGGGCTATTCCACCTGGGCGTCCCGGATACCCTCCATACAGCAACAGCTTCAGCTCAACGAGGCGCAGCTGGGACTGGTGCTGCTGGCGCTGCCCATAGGGCTGATGCTGACCATGCCCATCACCGGAAAGCTGCTCGGCCGCTTCAGCAGCCGTAAAATCATGGTGATCGGCGCTATGGTGTTTAACGTAGTACTGAGCCTTCCGGGTTTTACTACCAGCCTCTGGCAGCTGGCGCTGACCCTGTTCTGCTTCGGCTCTTCCCGTAACCTGCTCAATCTCTCCATGAATGCACAGGCCGTACAGGTGCAGCATATGTATCACAAGTCCATTATGACCACCTTCCACGGTATCTGGAGCATCGCCGGTTCCGCAGGAGCCGGCATCGGCTACCTGATGGTGTCCATGCAGGTGGCGCCTGCCTGGCATATGCTGATCATCAGCGGACTGCTGCTGGTATTTACGCTGTATTACGGGCCACGTAACTACCCTGACCAGCCGGCGCCCAACCCGGTAAAAAAGCCGGCGTTTTCCCTGCCAGACAAGTCATTGCTGCGCTTTTCCTTTATCTGTTTCGCCTGTATGGCCACCGAAAACACTATGTACGACTGGAGCAGCATTTACTTTCATAAAGTGGCGGGCGGCACTGCCACCGCAGCCACAGCTTCTTTCATGACTTATATGGCCGCCATGACGCTGGGCCGTTTTGCCGGCGACCGCCTCGTAGCGCAGATGGGCATTAAAAACATGCTGTATTACAGCGGATGGCTGATTTTATCCGGCCTCCTGCTTGCCATTGTGCTGCCTCATCCGGTCACCACCGCTATCGGCTTTATCTTTACCGGCCTGGGCGTATCCTGCATTGTGCCGCTCGTATTCAGCCTCGCCGGCAAATCCCGCGAAGCCAACAGCGGACAGACGCTCGCTTCTATTTCCACTATCGGCTACCTGGGCTTCCTCATTGTACCCCCGCTGGTAGGATTTGTAGCGCAGGCCACCCATCTGCGGGTATCTTTTGGCCTCATGGCGTTGTGTGGACTGCTGATCGTATTGATGGTGAAGGGTCTCCCTGAAACAAAAAGGGAAGCCCCGGTACAGGATACCAGGGCTGATTCATAG
- a CDS encoding acyltransferase family protein: MMRGVIMLLLAAESTHLYWALDSLSSNGAWHTFMQQFFHHPWNGLRAWDLVQPAFMTIAGTAMYLSWNAKSQKGVSWQQNFTHIAWRCGKLFIFGTALHCVYAGRLVWELWNVLTQLSVTTIVAYLIIRRSVVYQLVVSLLLLLATDVMYRFILLPGFEDAFTQGHNFGAFMDTVLMGKINPDGWVAINCIPTAAHTIWGVLAGKLLTGPRTPLQKTRVLVIAGVVGLVAGFGLDAAGITPIIKRISTASFVLASGGWVMLIMALFYWLADVRGYVRYAWIASVAGMNAIFIYLFFETVGVQWVNPTTGIFVKGFTAMPGIPEGIRDVLSALTVLALEWGLCYWLYKRKIFFKL, encoded by the coding sequence ATGATGAGGGGTGTTATCATGCTTCTACTGGCAGCGGAAAGCACGCATCTGTACTGGGCGCTCGACAGTCTGTCATCCAACGGTGCATGGCATACGTTTATGCAACAGTTCTTCCACCACCCGTGGAATGGCCTGCGGGCATGGGATCTGGTGCAACCAGCTTTTATGACCATAGCCGGCACAGCCATGTATTTATCGTGGAATGCCAAATCACAGAAGGGGGTCAGCTGGCAACAAAATTTTACACATATTGCGTGGCGTTGCGGGAAATTATTTATATTCGGTACCGCATTACATTGCGTATATGCGGGGCGGTTAGTCTGGGAGTTATGGAATGTGCTCACGCAGTTGTCCGTAACCACTATCGTCGCATATCTGATTATTCGCCGTTCTGTAGTATATCAGCTGGTGGTCAGCCTGTTGCTGCTCCTTGCCACTGATGTCATGTATCGTTTTATTCTTTTACCTGGGTTCGAGGATGCTTTTACGCAAGGGCACAATTTCGGTGCCTTCATGGATACGGTCCTGATGGGGAAAATCAACCCGGACGGATGGGTCGCGATCAATTGTATCCCTACGGCTGCACACACTATCTGGGGCGTGCTGGCGGGCAAACTGCTGACAGGCCCGCGGACACCGCTGCAGAAAACGCGCGTATTGGTTATAGCCGGCGTAGTTGGGTTGGTGGCTGGTTTCGGACTGGATGCCGCCGGGATAACGCCGATCATTAAACGCATCAGCACGGCTTCTTTTGTGCTGGCGTCCGGTGGCTGGGTGATGCTGATCATGGCGCTTTTTTACTGGCTGGCCGATGTGCGGGGATATGTAAGGTACGCCTGGATAGCCTCCGTAGCAGGTATGAACGCCATCTTCATCTACCTGTTTTTTGAAACGGTCGGTGTACAATGGGTGAACCCGACGACGGGTATTTTTGTGAAAGGGTTTACCGCCATGCCGGGCATACCGGAAGGAATCCGGGACGTCCTGTCAGCCCTGACGGTACTGGCGCTGGAATGGGGCCTTTGTTACTGGTTGTACAAACGAAAGATATTCTTCAAATTATAA
- a CDS encoding RtcB family protein, which produces MSGLKTKELSKIGYTDDRARSLVINIMARHFKHHDKAAIIQLLTDIRARPADFLHDEVLGKIAAVFADQPEERRFQSFDLLEAGGQLKIYGSKEIEQAARQQMEVAMSLPVTVQGALMPDAHMGYGLPVGGVLATEQAVIPYAVGVDIGCRMALTLFDEGESFLKRYRYQLEMAIKAYTHFGMEGGLEFRQEHPVLDRPEFHDTPLLKSLHGKAVRQLGSSGSGNHFVEFGLLTLEEDNSLSLPPKRYLALLSHSGSRGLGAAIAQHYTKIATDTCKLPRSARQLAWLDMNSEAGQEYWLSMNLAGDYARACHQQIHRHLAKAAGLKSLATIENHHNFAWEETLTDKRKVVIHRKGATPAHAGELGIIPGSMTTPAYLVRGKGAEESLYSAAHGAGRAMSRSKAREKMTVSALKKIVAGAGVTLIGGSVEENPLAYKDIDRVMDAQRELVQVEGRFMPAIVRMNNE; this is translated from the coding sequence TTGTCTGGATTAAAAACAAAAGAACTGAGTAAAATCGGTTATACCGACGACCGGGCCAGGAGCCTGGTGATCAATATTATGGCGCGGCATTTCAAACATCATGATAAGGCGGCCATTATTCAGCTGCTGACGGATATCAGGGCGCGTCCGGCTGATTTTTTACACGATGAAGTGCTGGGAAAGATAGCAGCGGTTTTCGCTGACCAGCCGGAGGAGCGTCGTTTTCAGTCGTTTGACCTGCTGGAAGCCGGCGGGCAACTGAAGATATACGGCAGTAAAGAAATAGAACAGGCCGCCCGCCAGCAGATGGAGGTGGCCATGTCGCTGCCTGTCACGGTGCAGGGCGCGCTGATGCCCGACGCGCATATGGGCTACGGCCTGCCGGTAGGTGGCGTGCTGGCTACCGAACAGGCGGTGATCCCTTATGCGGTGGGCGTGGACATCGGCTGCCGGATGGCACTCACCCTTTTCGATGAAGGAGAAAGTTTTCTGAAGCGCTACCGTTACCAGTTGGAAATGGCGATAAAAGCGTACACTCACTTTGGCATGGAAGGGGGACTGGAGTTCCGCCAGGAGCATCCGGTGCTGGACAGGCCAGAGTTTCATGACACGCCGCTGTTGAAAAGCCTGCATGGCAAAGCGGTACGGCAGCTGGGATCGTCCGGCAGCGGCAACCACTTTGTAGAGTTCGGGCTGCTGACGCTGGAAGAAGACAACTCGCTGTCGTTGCCGCCGAAGCGGTACCTGGCTTTGCTGTCACATTCCGGCAGCCGCGGTTTGGGCGCCGCTATCGCGCAGCATTATACGAAAATAGCGACCGACACCTGTAAGCTTCCGCGTTCCGCGCGGCAGCTGGCCTGGCTGGACATGAACAGCGAAGCGGGGCAGGAGTACTGGCTGAGTATGAACCTGGCGGGCGATTACGCCCGTGCCTGTCACCAGCAGATCCATCGTCATCTGGCGAAAGCAGCAGGACTGAAAAGCCTGGCCACCATCGAAAACCACCACAATTTTGCGTGGGAGGAAACGCTGACGGATAAACGGAAAGTGGTCATCCACCGGAAAGGCGCCACCCCGGCGCATGCCGGCGAACTGGGCATTATTCCCGGCAGTATGACCACGCCGGCCTACCTGGTAAGAGGCAAAGGCGCGGAGGAGTCGTTGTATTCCGCCGCGCATGGAGCCGGCAGGGCGATGAGCCGCTCGAAGGCCCGGGAGAAAATGACCGTGTCGGCACTGAAAAAAATAGTGGCCGGTGCGGGCGTGACCCTGATCGGCGGCAGCGTGGAAGAAAACCCGCTGGCCTACAAGGACATCGACCGGGTGATGGACGCACAGCGGGAACTGGTGCAGGTGGAAGGCCGCTTTATGCCTGCTATCGTGCGGATGAATAACGAATAA
- a CDS encoding TetR/AcrR family transcriptional regulator, whose protein sequence is MDKQLIRNAYKIYWLENGKAPVSVYSLCKQLDIAESTFYEQYSSLEAIEKDIWLAVFEDTLAQLRNDETYQQYSAQEKLLAFYFLWVQKLKDDRSYFLQQREQFRLPDLYRNKLDTFKHAFYAYVRELIKEGYVSNEIKERKYISDQYVHGFWVQALFVLKYWLNDSSANFEMTDAAIEKAVNLSFQLIKSNTLDSLLDFGKFIFTRK, encoded by the coding sequence ATGGACAAACAACTCATCCGTAACGCTTACAAAATTTATTGGCTGGAAAATGGTAAAGCCCCTGTTTCTGTATATAGCCTTTGCAAACAGCTGGACATCGCGGAAAGCACTTTCTATGAACAATACAGCTCACTGGAAGCCATCGAAAAAGACATCTGGCTGGCTGTTTTTGAAGACACCCTTGCCCAACTGCGCAACGATGAAACGTACCAGCAATATTCCGCACAGGAAAAACTGCTGGCCTTTTATTTCCTCTGGGTACAGAAACTAAAGGATGACCGCAGCTACTTCCTGCAACAAAGGGAACAATTCAGGCTGCCGGACCTTTACCGCAATAAGCTGGACACCTTCAAACATGCCTTTTACGCTTACGTAAGGGAACTGATCAAAGAAGGTTATGTCTCCAACGAAATCAAGGAAAGAAAATATATCTCCGATCAATATGTACATGGCTTCTGGGTACAGGCCCTTTTCGTGCTGAAATACTGGCTCAACGACTCCAGCGCCAACTTTGAAATGACAGATGCCGCCATCGAAAAAGCAGTCAACCTCAGCTTCCAGCTGATAAAGTCCAATACACTGGATTCACTGCTCGATTTTGGCAAATTCATCTTTACGCGGAAATAG
- a CDS encoding ABC1 kinase family protein translates to MKEQSNIPTSKVERAGKFVTTGLKVGTNYIKHYTRKLVDPSLSKETLHQDNAADIYETLSSLKGSALKVAQMLSMDKGMLPKAYTEKFAMSQYSAPPLSGPLVVNTFVKTLGKSPAQLYDKFEMRASNAASIGQVHKAWKDGKALAVKIQYPGVANSVKSDLRIVKPFAIRIVGMNEVDMDKYFEEIESKLLEETDYKLELTRSMALSRECAHIPHLLFPQYYPELSSDRIITMDWLEGQHLKEFLQGNPSQEARNNIGQALWDFYQFQVHQLKQVHADPHPGNFLMRPDGTVGIFDFGCVKEIPEDFYYNYFLLTDKEVLKDDKRRYEIYTNLEMIHPTDTPKEVEFFSGLFQHMIDLLTLPFTVDHFDFGNEAYFNEIYAYMDELYNMKEVRESKVARGSRHSLYINRTYFGLYSILSELKANIVTGASGFSPRKETK, encoded by the coding sequence ATGAAAGAACAATCCAATATTCCCACCTCCAAAGTAGAAAGGGCGGGAAAATTTGTCACCACCGGACTGAAAGTAGGCACCAACTATATTAAACATTATACCCGTAAACTGGTGGACCCGTCCCTTTCCAAAGAGACGCTCCACCAGGATAACGCCGCTGATATCTACGAAACGCTCAGCAGCCTGAAAGGCAGCGCCCTGAAAGTGGCCCAGATGCTCAGTATGGACAAAGGCATGCTGCCTAAAGCCTATACCGAAAAGTTCGCCATGTCGCAATACAGCGCACCGCCGCTCTCCGGCCCGCTGGTGGTCAACACGTTTGTAAAAACGCTGGGCAAATCACCGGCACAGCTGTACGATAAATTCGAAATGCGCGCCTCCAACGCCGCCTCCATCGGCCAGGTGCACAAAGCCTGGAAAGACGGGAAAGCGCTGGCCGTCAAAATACAGTACCCCGGCGTGGCCAACAGTGTAAAATCCGACCTCCGCATTGTGAAACCCTTTGCCATCCGCATTGTAGGCATGAACGAAGTGGACATGGACAAATATTTTGAAGAGATAGAAAGCAAACTGCTGGAAGAAACAGACTATAAACTGGAGCTGACCCGCTCTATGGCGCTCTCCCGCGAATGCGCCCATATCCCCCACCTGCTGTTCCCCCAGTATTACCCGGAACTGTCGTCCGACAGAATCATCACGATGGACTGGCTCGAGGGGCAGCACCTGAAAGAATTTCTGCAGGGCAATCCCTCCCAGGAAGCCCGCAATAATATCGGGCAGGCGCTCTGGGATTTTTACCAGTTCCAGGTACACCAGCTGAAACAGGTACATGCCGATCCCCATCCGGGCAACTTCCTCATGCGGCCCGACGGTACCGTCGGCATTTTCGATTTCGGCTGTGTAAAGGAAATACCGGAAGACTTCTATTACAATTATTTCCTGCTTACCGACAAGGAGGTACTGAAAGACGACAAACGCCGCTATGAAATATATACCAACCTGGAAATGATCCATCCTACGGATACGCCCAAAGAAGTGGAATTCTTCTCCGGGCTTTTCCAGCATATGATAGACCTGCTCACCCTCCCCTTCACCGTAGACCATTTTGACTTTGGCAACGAAGCCTATTTCAATGAAATCTACGCTTACATGGACGAACTTTATAACATGAAGGAAGTCAGGGAGTCCAAAGTGGCCAGAGGGTCGCGGCACAGTCTGTATATCAACCGGACCTATTTCGGGCTGTATTCTATCTTAAGTGAACTGAAAGCCAATATAGTGACCGGCGCCAGTGGGTTCTCGCCTCGCAAGGAAACCAAGTGA
- a CDS encoding sensor histidine kinase, protein MANEWYNRKWAIVATHALVWTLLYSLPFLLRPTYEKPSPAEMAERASWFYFLLVFYLTQIIFFYTNAFYLIPKLVQQKRIMEYTGVLLLVFLFFCTMRFAFERFYLGKTAVDLKPLILFTVFAFLFILSASTAFQMVRERILMDRKVSARENENLKTELSLLRSQVSPHFMFNVLNNMVSLARKKSDLLEPSLIKLSSLMRYMLYEADEEKMPLQREVEYLQSYIDLQRQRFGKNVEINVEMNVPNNHYEIEPMLLIPFVENAFKHGTGFIMNARIDINLFTTADKLFFAVRNKYSTASEEVKDKTSGIGLANVKRRLNLLYGNNYVLQINTKDDWFYVTLQLDLH, encoded by the coding sequence ATGGCAAATGAATGGTATAACCGCAAATGGGCTATTGTCGCGACACATGCACTCGTGTGGACGCTGTTGTACTCGCTCCCTTTCCTGCTGCGCCCCACCTACGAAAAACCATCTCCTGCCGAGATGGCGGAACGGGCGTCCTGGTTTTACTTCCTGCTGGTTTTTTATCTCACCCAGATCATCTTTTTTTACACCAACGCTTTTTACCTGATACCCAAGCTGGTACAGCAAAAACGGATCATGGAATACACCGGCGTGTTGCTGCTGGTGTTCCTGTTTTTTTGCACCATGCGGTTCGCCTTTGAACGGTTTTACCTGGGGAAAACAGCGGTAGACCTGAAGCCGCTGATCCTCTTCACCGTTTTTGCTTTCCTGTTTATCTTATCGGCCAGCACCGCGTTCCAGATGGTGCGGGAACGGATACTGATGGACCGGAAAGTCAGCGCCCGGGAAAATGAGAACCTGAAAACGGAGCTGTCCCTCCTGCGGTCGCAGGTAAGCCCCCACTTCATGTTCAATGTGCTTAATAATATGGTGTCGCTGGCCCGGAAAAAATCGGACCTGCTGGAGCCCTCCCTTATCAAATTGTCTTCGCTGATGCGGTATATGCTCTACGAAGCAGACGAAGAGAAAATGCCCCTCCAGCGCGAAGTGGAATACCTGCAAAGTTATATCGACCTGCAACGGCAGCGTTTTGGCAAAAATGTGGAGATCAACGTGGAAATGAACGTGCCCAACAACCACTACGAGATAGAACCGATGTTGCTGATACCATTTGTGGAAAACGCCTTCAAACACGGGACAGGCTTCATTATGAACGCCCGGATCGATATCAACCTGTTTACCACGGCGGATAAACTTTTTTTTGCCGTCAGGAACAAATACAGCACCGCTTCCGAAGAAGTAAAAGATAAAACCAGCGGTATCGGGCTGGCCAACGTAAAACGCCGGCTCAACCTGCTTTATGGGAATAACTACGTACTCCAGATCAACACCAAAGATGACTGGTTTTACGTAACATTGCAGCTGGACCTGCATTAA
- a CDS encoding LytR/AlgR family response regulator transcription factor: protein MKCIAIDDEPLALDLLEDNISMVPYLQLVAKCNNAFEAMEVLRTQQVDLIFLDIQMPGLTGLQFLQSMASKPLVILITAYEKYALEGFNLDVTDYLVKPVSLERFVKACNKANELHQLRSAGKAARDQSDFFFVNVDYSLFKVVFADIIWVEGLKDYVKIHLKSTNKPVITRMSIKNLEEQLPPARFIRIHKSYIISVAAITAIRKNSVFLQDTELPVGDTYRDALYAIAGKSQS, encoded by the coding sequence ATGAAATGTATAGCCATTGATGACGAACCGTTGGCGCTCGACTTGCTGGAAGACAATATCAGCATGGTGCCTTATCTGCAGCTGGTAGCAAAATGCAACAATGCTTTCGAGGCAATGGAAGTATTGCGGACGCAGCAGGTCGATCTTATTTTCCTCGATATCCAGATGCCGGGCCTTACCGGCCTGCAGTTCCTGCAATCCATGGCCAGCAAGCCCCTCGTCATCCTGATCACTGCTTATGAGAAATACGCCCTCGAAGGGTTCAATCTCGACGTCACCGACTACCTCGTTAAACCGGTATCCCTGGAACGTTTTGTAAAAGCCTGCAACAAAGCCAACGAGCTGCATCAGCTCAGAAGCGCCGGCAAAGCCGCCCGCGACCAGAGCGATTTCTTCTTCGTCAACGTGGATTACAGCCTGTTTAAGGTGGTCTTCGCGGATATCATCTGGGTAGAAGGATTAAAGGATTATGTGAAAATCCACCTGAAAAGCACCAACAAACCGGTCATCACCCGCATGAGCATCAAAAACCTGGAAGAACAACTGCCGCCGGCCCGTTTTATCCGTATTCACAAATCGTACATTATCTCTGTGGCCGCCATCACCGCCATCCGGAAAAACAGCGTGTTCCTGCAGGATACCGAGCTGCCTGTAGGCGATACTTACCGGGATGCCCTTTATGCGATCGCCGGAAAAAGTCAGTCCTGA
- a CDS encoding TonB-dependent receptor produces MRKIYLFFMFVLLLTQAHAQAPGGKMPPGTAGKGPGNIGHVYGKLIDADGKPVGYASVIILQGRMDSATKKMKDVLVKGMLTKANGEFSLDELPLRGPLKLQASGTGYKTYTQPVVFPPIDKDLGNIKLAASTTQLQGVTVTGSKPIMQMDIDKKVFNVEKNITSTGGTALDVMKNVPSVNVDIDGNVTLRNSAPQLFIDGRPTTLTLEQIPADAIESVEVITNPSAKYDASGGNAGILNIVLKKNRKTGYNGNLRAGVDKRGALNAGADFNVRQGKLNFSASAMGNQMKSRTTGTTDRLNFGDNPNTHILQSNSNKSNGGFAFGKVGVDWFATNRTTFSVSGIKVHGEFKPEENINIFTDTIRGKDITHMYSERNSHSKMAFDANGLVLGMKHLFPREGEELTVDANYFGGKSKNNADYITDFYANGQGGTINRTDKQQILGNGKITFITVQTDYVRPFTQTLKLETGLRMSSRRTESNFNNYMFDHQAGEYKLIPGASNNFKNTDNVYAAYASISHTIKNFGYKVGLRAESSDYKGELINVKQEFKNNYPVSLFPSVFLSQKLKHDQELQVSYTRRINRPNFFQLIPFTDSTDKLNITKGNPGLVPEFTNSVEMSYLKTFKGNNTFMGTVYYKHTNGLITRFLTKETDPANGAELLVNTYINANSSYSMGAELTSMNTLTKWWSMSANVNIYNSKINTDNTGQPSQDALWAWFGKLNNTFKLPLNFEIQLTGLYQSKTNLPVNDNKGRQDGPPMQQSQNASQGYIASFYAVDAAIKKSFLKNNAASVTLSFSDIFRTRKMDQYSESVYFTQYYNRLRDPQMIRLNFAYRFGKVDMTLFKRKNMAGGMQGMQEVVQ; encoded by the coding sequence ATGCGAAAAATCTACTTGTTTTTCATGTTTGTGCTCCTGCTGACACAAGCTCACGCCCAGGCCCCGGGCGGAAAAATGCCCCCGGGTACGGCTGGTAAAGGTCCAGGCAATATCGGACATGTATATGGTAAATTAATTGACGCCGATGGCAAACCCGTCGGTTATGCCTCCGTCATCATCCTGCAGGGCCGTATGGACTCCGCCACCAAAAAGATGAAAGACGTGCTGGTAAAAGGTATGCTCACCAAGGCCAACGGCGAGTTCAGCCTCGACGAGCTGCCGCTCAGAGGGCCGCTCAAATTACAGGCTTCCGGCACCGGCTATAAAACCTACACCCAGCCGGTTGTATTTCCTCCGATCGATAAAGACCTCGGTAACATCAAACTGGCCGCCAGCACCACACAGCTGCAGGGCGTAACCGTGACCGGCTCCAAGCCCATCATGCAGATGGATATTGACAAGAAGGTGTTTAACGTAGAGAAAAATATCACGAGCACCGGCGGCACCGCCCTCGATGTGATGAAAAACGTGCCCTCCGTAAATGTGGACATCGACGGGAATGTGACCCTGCGTAACAGCGCCCCGCAGCTGTTCATCGATGGCCGCCCTACCACCCTCACCCTCGAACAGATCCCCGCTGACGCAATCGAAAGCGTGGAAGTGATTACCAACCCCTCCGCCAAATACGACGCCTCCGGCGGCAACGCGGGCATCCTGAACATCGTACTGAAGAAAAACCGCAAAACCGGCTACAACGGTAACCTCCGCGCCGGCGTGGACAAACGCGGCGCACTCAATGCAGGCGCCGACTTCAACGTACGCCAGGGTAAACTCAATTTCTCCGCCAGCGCCATGGGCAACCAGATGAAGAGCCGTACCACCGGTACCACCGACCGGCTCAACTTCGGCGACAACCCGAATACGCACATCCTCCAATCCAACAGCAACAAATCCAACGGCGGCTTCGCCTTCGGAAAAGTGGGCGTGGACTGGTTCGCCACCAACCGTACCACCTTCTCCGTCTCCGGTATCAAAGTACACGGCGAATTCAAGCCGGAAGAGAACATCAACATCTTCACAGATACCATCAGAGGGAAAGACATCACCCACATGTACAGCGAACGTAATTCCCATTCCAAAATGGCATTCGACGCAAACGGGCTGGTACTGGGCATGAAACACCTGTTCCCCAGGGAAGGCGAAGAACTGACGGTAGATGCTAACTACTTCGGCGGCAAAAGCAAAAACAACGCTGACTACATCACCGATTTCTACGCCAACGGACAAGGCGGCACTATCAACCGCACCGACAAACAACAGATCCTGGGCAACGGTAAAATCACCTTCATCACGGTACAGACCGACTACGTAAGACCTTTTACCCAAACACTCAAGCTGGAAACAGGTCTGCGTATGTCCAGCCGCCGCACTGAAAGTAACTTTAACAACTACATGTTCGACCACCAGGCCGGTGAATATAAACTGATCCCCGGCGCGTCCAACAATTTCAAAAATACGGACAACGTATACGCGGCTTATGCCAGCATCTCCCACACCATCAAAAACTTTGGTTACAAAGTGGGCCTGCGCGCAGAAAGCTCCGATTATAAGGGAGAACTGATCAACGTAAAACAGGAGTTTAAAAACAACTACCCTGTCAGCCTGTTCCCCTCCGTATTCCTCAGCCAGAAGCTGAAACACGACCAGGAGCTGCAGGTAAGCTATACCCGCAGGATCAACCGGCCGAACTTCTTCCAGCTGATTCCGTTTACCGATTCTACCGATAAACTGAATATCACAAAAGGTAATCCCGGCCTGGTGCCTGAATTCACCAATTCCGTGGAGATGTCCTACCTCAAAACGTTCAAGGGCAACAACACCTTCATGGGTACCGTGTACTACAAGCACACCAACGGTCTGATCACCCGCTTCCTTACCAAGGAAACCGATCCGGCCAACGGCGCCGAACTGCTGGTAAACACCTACATCAACGCCAATTCCAGCTACTCTATGGGTGCGGAACTAACGTCGATGAATACATTGACCAAATGGTGGTCGATGTCTGCCAACGTGAATATCTATAATTCGAAAATCAATACGGACAATACCGGTCAGCCTTCGCAGGACGCCCTATGGGCCTGGTTCGGTAAACTGAACAACACCTTCAAGCTGCCGCTCAACTTCGAGATACAGCTCACCGGTTTGTACCAGTCCAAAACTAATCTGCCGGTTAACGACAACAAAGGCAGACAGGACGGGCCTCCCATGCAGCAGTCACAAAACGCGTCGCAAGGTTACATTGCTTCCTTCTACGCTGTGGATGCCGCTATCAAGAAGAGTTTCCTGAAAAACAATGCCGCTTCGGTGACACTGAGCTTCAGCGATATCTTCAGGACCCGCAAAATGGACCAGTACTCTGAAAGCGTTTACTTCACGCAGTATTACAACCGGCTCCGTGATCCGCAGATGATCCGCCTCAACTTCGCTTATCGCTTCGGGAAAGTGGATATGACGCTGTTCAAACGCAAGAACATGGCCGGCGGTATGCAGGGCATGCAGGAAGTAGTGCAGTAA